The nucleotide window tattatgaacATTATAATGTGGTTTTATAATTGCTCTATGGGACAATTAAAATATGGGACAATTAAAGAATgcattataaaatttcattagaGTTCTCTAATTTTTGTTGTGAATTACATTTCTTGATATAATCCGGCAATATGATATGAGTATTGTGGATTGCGTGTCTTTCATATTTTAAATTTGGCTAAGCCATTAAAGTTAGCAATCAATTTTGCATATTTCTTGTTCAGTTCTATTGTTCAAAGGAGAATGTCTAATCCAGAGAATATAGAGGGTCCATTTTCTTTGAACATCATTTCATTTCCTTTGTAGGGACTTATCTGCTTGGCTGTTCTTGAATTTCCTGCAAGTAAGCCAATACTATAGCTAGCATGCTATCATTGTTACAGAGAGTGTTGTTGAATTATAATGGGTAGACAGGCATCCTTGCAATTTCTTCAAGGCCTCCCAAATGTACAGCTCTAGACACTATGCCCTACTTAATTAGTTGTATCAGGTACCCCTATAATTTCtaggaagcttgccaaatgtaCAGCTGTTGCAACTACAGCCTACTCGAAAAATGGATTCCTAGCTGTCAGTAGCATTATGACCTGGTAATCAATGGAGAGAGAGAAAGCAAATTGAATGGCccttataaatcctttgttttaaTGTACTGAAGTTAATGTGTGCTTCAGATGATTGTTGATTTTCGTCAAATGAGTGGCTAACAGGGTTTTGAAAGTGCATTCCTAAACCAAACATAGTGGAGGAAATGGATCCATATAACCAATAAACCAATCCTACCTTTATAGGACTTGAGGCTGAGTTGGGTGGCTAAAAACCCTATTTATTTAGCTCTTGCCCTACTTTGGGCATTATAGGTGCATCCAACTGCTGTTACTGTGTTAAATTTGCTGAATATCCCTTTAAGGCTAGAAGCTATCATTTGTTTTCCCTATAATTATACTGTATGATAGTTCTGAACTGATAATACAGttttagtttctttttttttaaagaaaaaagaagTTGTTTATATGTATACACATAAACAAGCACAAGTATAGCATTAGCATGATTTAAATCTTAGTCATCTTGAATCTCCATTCCATTTTTTCTTCTATCATTGAAGAATGTCGTAATTACCTTTCTTTCCAGTAATCATCATGTGGTTTTGATATCTTCATCTGCTCATGTCTTGGGCATCTGCTAACATTAATTTGGTGATGCAGCAGGAAGATAAGGTGACAGCGGCaggagaatttgggcatggtgctTATTCTCATAGGACGTGCATGTAAAGCAGAATTTAGCTGCCGAAATCCCCAACAGAGAAGGATATACCATAGAATCGATCATGTTTTTTCCCCCATGTAATTTATACCTCATTGGTCTATGATTTCCACTTGTACGTTTCCTCTAGACAATTAGTAGCAGTTGTTTGTATTTACAGCATAGCAAATTTTTGTAGTTGGTTGAACAATATGCAACTTGTGAAAATTTCTAAGAGCATATTTATTTTTGAACGATAGGAAATGTATATTCTTGATCATGGACCCAGAAGTGCATTATGAGCTTTTTGCTTGTTCTTACATGCTATACTTCCCCTTCAGCTTGAGATTATCGCAGGGCCCACATTGAGGAAAGGAGTAGTACTATTTGACCAAGAAAAGTGCCTCCCACTGGTATCATGACAAGAAACGGGTTCTGGATTACCTCTTAACAAAATGACAGTTCCTCgttatgtcttttttttttttaaggaggaTTGAGAGAGTGACAATTGGAATATGGATTTTCTAAGTGGGTAATATACTTTCTACCACTGGACCAAGCTAGGCCAAGCATTAAGTATTTGTATCTAAAAATTAGCTCCTGAACAACAGAGTATGATATATCATTATCTTGCCCCTTAAAGCTACAAAATGAAGTTTTTAGAATCAGCTACTGTGGGAAGCTGAAACAGAGGTCAAAAAGCTATCATCTGGCCTCCAACAACTACACCAAACGTCCTTGATGAAAAGGGCAAGTTACTACACAGATAAATAGGATGTTTATAAAAGGTTCATGAGAAAGTAGTGGGAAAAAGAATCCAGGGCCTGTGGAGTCAAGCTAATCCTCACATCAATGCCCCCGAAGTCCATTGGATTCTGCATAAAGTATGCAGCCTGAGGGATTGGAGCAACCAGAGGAGATGCATAAGCTGCATCTCCTTGTAGAAAATCAACCTTGTGGAAAGGCATTCTTGTCCAGTCAGAAACTAATGTCAGCTCATCCAGAGGAGGGAGATTAGCTTGAGGTCCATCAAGTGCCTCCATATATGCATTCACATAGTCACTGTTGACAGAGTTCTTAGCTTGTTTTATCTTCTCTATTATCGCTTCATGGCTTCCTTCTTCCAGTTCTCCGGCTCTCGTCAACACCGATGCCAGAACATAAGCATTGCCACTGAAACCTTTAGGCAGTGAGGGCATCATCTTGTTCCTTGTGTCCACAGCAAATTGCAGGCACACCATTCTCTCCTTCGTTACTCCTAAAGCCTTGGTTCTTGCCTGAGTTAGATGGCCAACTCGGTCAACAAGTATGATTTTTATAGGTACAGCATTGTATTTCAAGATTGTTTACGACCCAATTAAGATTCATCATGATTCTCCACATTGAAAGAGTATAATCACTGTCCCCATGTTtgaaactaaaattttataataatttaattcaattaaatttttttatcgattctcatatttaaaatgaaaaaaaaattaattattattaacttaaaaaaaattattttaaaagaaataaaaatcaagcACAATtatgtgaaaatttaattaaattattttcttaaaatatgatttattttacatttcTTTcattcaaatatcaattaaaataaattaaccaATATTATGAGTTATAAAAtttctatatattttatttatttttgtattttattatttattttgtatatttaatttttataataatattttattttcaatgactTAGAggattttaattttgttattttgcaCCATGTATATAATAATACAATCTTCATTTCTTTTGCCTTCCCCGTTTTTGGGTACTTGTTATCTTGTCTTGCCCCACCTCACATGCAAGGCTTTTCATCTGTTGGGCAATGATCTATAGATGATAATATGTTGAATCAACTTCATCTAGAAAATTTTTGTCTCCGGCCCATATGATTTGAGAATCTTTGGAGAGTCAGCTTCATGATGCATATTAACTCTTGTCTCGTTATCAAGTTAAAGATTTCCCATATCTCAACCAATATGATTATGTTCATTAAAGaaactaataaaaataaagaagaaaagaagaagaaattactTATCCGATTGacgaatttgattaattaattacctTCCATAGATGAGCTGTGAGTACCTCAAAGGAGGAACATGAGACGCTGCTGTTTCTCCTCTCGCCCAATACTTTCTTCTTGAGGTTTTCTACCATTGCACCACTCAGATGAAAAGTCTTTAGAAGGTAATTAGGGTTTCGATCTCCCAACCTCCCATGATCTTTAGCAAGATTCTGGTGATAATGATGATCAGCAGCTGTTTTTGTTTGTTGAATCAACTGATATAGATGAGATATAGCTGCAGCCCTCATTATTGTGTTGGATTTTTGGGAATGGCAGTTACCCATATCTCTCTCATGGACTGGCTTTTGAAGTTCATGGCTACCCTTTTCTTTCATAATTGCAGAATTACAAGCCCATGCGCGCAGAAATTCGAAGGTGGCTGGTCCATCAAATAACGAGTGGCTTGTGCCTATGCCCACCGAGTAGCCTCCACAGCCAAATTTTGTCACCTGTAAATTGCATATGTGTTTGCCAAAAACACCCATTAACACATGAATACAAGAATTACAAATATGAGCGATAACTCAACCATATGAGCATTAGTTGTTTAACAATTGATCTTGCACCTTAGGGACAAGACTTGAGCTGGACGTGACGAGATCATCATGACCTATAGGATACGTAGTAAATGGACATTGAAGAAGAACTATATGAAACCCTAGTGAAGACACCGAAAACTATAAGATTTGTAACGAATATTCTCACCTGGGCAACAACCAAGGGCATCACAGAaaaatttccattgaaaaaaGGTTTATAGATCAGATTTTCAAAGAATTCATTGTAATGCGAGAGGTCTCCAAGCTCTGAGATCTTTACTTGTGTCACCGCCTCAATTAAAAATGCACCTTCGTTGTTGCACCAAAGATTGAGCTTTCCATCATTTGGATTCAAGTTCAACCTACCCGCTGCTGGGTACCAAATTGACAAGGTCTCTTCCAAGCCAGATTTCAAGCTACTGAAAACTGGGTTGAGCGACAAGTTGTTATAAGCTTGAGATGCCTTATAAAAGAAAACCAAGTACATGAGCAAAGGACACTGCCTGTCCAAGTTGGAGAGGTTGAGAATTCTGTGAGGGTGCATTAAGGTTTTTGGATATACGGATACCCTCTTTGCTACAGTAACATTTGGTGCATAATTTTCATGTTGAGTGGCCATGAAAAATGGAGATCAGCTTAGCTTTAGCTTCTTGTTACAGGGCCCTGTGTGAGTTAAAGACACAcacagagagaaagagagagagagagagagagagagaacagaaGGGTATGAAGATATAGAGAGAAGGAAATGATGAAAGCTATTAGATTCCTAGTAGCCAACCTATatggatttattttattttttagtggTTATGGTCGACTTACCTTAGGGTTAACCGAAAATAAGTCTCTCACACGAGCGATCTTGAGAAGCGTATTTTCTCATGTAAATCTAGTGCATATCCTACGTAATTAGACTGATCATGTTAAATGATTTTATCTTATGATGTTTATGGTTAGAGAATTAGTTgtgaaaatttttcttttctattaggGCAAATTACTAAGGTGCTgacattgaaaaattaaattaccaAAAGGCGGTGAGATATAAACTATTTACCAAAAATGGGTGCAAATTGATGAGCTGGCAGAGAGAGACTCAACTATTACTAGCGTCTAAGGGTCAAaatgtaattaaattaatttatgtagactgaaataaaaaaaatgatgttGAAaacaggagaaaaaaaaaaaaaaaaacacatatgGCAGCAAGGTGCTATCATAAGTAGTGACTGATTTGACATCTAATATATTTCATTTTATCGTCTGGTGTAAAGTtgataaagtaaaaaaaaaaaaaatactcatCTAGGGTTAGCTGATAAagtgaaaatagaaaaaaaatttaaaaaagttaCCTGGCAGCTAGGCGCTACTATAGGTAGTGACTAAGCGTCTGATAGTTTCATCTCACGTAAAATttcataaatgaaaataaaaaaaaaaaaaaaaaaagaacctaCAGCGAAGCGCTATAATGGTAGCAACCAAGGCTAACATATGAGAGAATCCGTCAGCTAGCCTTAGTCGCTACCATTAGTAGCACCTTGttgcaagtttttttttttttttccttttttacttTTGAAATTTCATGCGAGACGGCTGTCAGCACTTGGTTGTTACCTATAATAACGCCTAGCTACTAGGtaacttttttaattatttattttttttattttcactttATCAACTCATGCCAAatgagtaatttttttttttattttcactttATTAGCTTCACTCCAGACGATAAAGTGAAATGTGTCAGGTATCAAGTCGGTCGCTACTTATGATAGCACTTTGTTGCTacatgtatttttttattttttcttgtttttaacatcattttttttatttcattctatataaattaatttaatttcattttgaccCCTAGATACTAGCCATAGTTAAgtctcccctctctctctctctctctctctctctctctcatcaatTTTCACCCCTTTTTGGTAAGTAGTTTATATTCCAACCcttttagtaatttaatttttcaatcaccCCTTTGCTAATTTGCCCTTTCCATTACTTAATAATGCATTGCATGGTACTGTTTGTGTATATGTAAAGAATTCTGGGAGACTCGCCGCTATGTATTATCTGGCTCGCATTGGAGGACTGACAATGACCCACTACCTGTCTCTCTACGGTCAAATAAGAACCCTAATAATAAGATGAACATCTATCCAATGGACCCCGCATGTCTGTTTAATTTGTGGGTCCTTCATGAACATGTATATAGTCTGCAAGTCCAGGGTTTCCGGCCAGCCATTCATATTTTTGTCCCTATTGAACTGATGTTGAGTTTTCGAGTTCTAAAAAGCTTAGAGAATTTTAATCTCTTAACTACGTACTATATACAAGGAAGGATGCCATGCTAGGGCATGACATTCCATGATGTAGTACTTGCTATTTTCTCTATAATTTTAGTTTCGATGACAtataaatttcatctccaatgaTTAGTTACTAGTTTAACACTAAAGACTGACCTCTATCCTCCCTCGTCAGTACCTATGTGGTCTTCAAAATTCTGGGTTTAAAGCCAAGAAAAGAGGTGCACATACACATGTGGATCTCCATTATTAGATGCAACTTCTCTCCAATTGCTTTATCATATATTTATGTAGGGTATAGAACATTGTTTGTATGACAAGGGAAATCATACTATAATCATCTTCAAAACTGTAAGGTTTGAGTTCCACAAAGTTAGATGAATAAAAAAACACTCTAAATACTACTAATTAATCATTTAGAAGTCGCATGAATCCAGTTGTGCCAAATGTATACTTCATATCTAACGCATTTTatcttgaaatgaatgattttttcCACTGGATTATGACATGATGTATAAGTACCACTAGACCTATGTATATGATCATATCTCTTATCCCTTTGGTAGAAGTTGGTTAACCTCATTTGCTACGAAAAGGGGAGAGTAGGGTTCACTTTTTTAGACCTCATAACCTACAAGCTAAAGCTCATTGGTAGTAAGTGGGTTCACTTTAATTGTAGAAACTTTGCTTGTTGATAGCGGTTGAAAATTAAACCAGACTctgtaaactcaaaaaaaaaaaaaaaaaagggaaaaccaGAAGAGAATGGAACCAAAACAAAACAAAGGCAAGCAAAgggggaaaaaagaaaaagaagaagaagagagatttGCTTTAAGTGTTTTTCTTAAAGCCAAAGTAGAGATGATTGgatgaagaaagaaagaaaaggtgGGGGCGGAGGTTCTGTTGGAAAAACAGGTTGGCATGTCTCAATAATCCCAAAGGGGTTGAGAAGTTGCAGTGTGTAGCAAAGCATGCGTGCATATGAAGCGCAGAGTTGTCTCTTCTTGTCTCCACTTTCGTATCATTTGCCATATTTCCagctttctttctttctcctccTCCAATCCCTTTTTTTCAtcatatttctttctttaatttagCCATCCTCCTCATCTCTATAATCTATATCTATACCTATTATATTCATTTAATAAATGGAATGTATTCTTTTCCAAGCTAGTgcatatatatgtataaattgaactgaatttttaatatgattttaagtttggttatttaatgttttaattttgattcaaatttcaattcattaaataattttatacaattattaccataaaataatatgtaaatcattatttaaacatttttatttatttgattttaactTAGAATTCAAACTcgatatcttataattttaaaaacgAATTTAAAACCATTAAATTAAAGTTGATCAACAATTATCATTTAAGCTTTAATTTTAGTTGCTAATAtacaatatattatattatacctTTTAATTACACCATTTAAActaaaaaatacatatataacTAATGATTAAAAAGTATATTGCATAATATACTAATTCACTTATAATTAAGATTAATTTGATTTAATatgtttataattaaaattatttgtctttaattttatcgatttggagaaggcttataatagtgttcaaagagatgtcttatggagagtgttagaataaaagGGGTATCTATTAgacacatacaagtgttgaaagacatgtatgaaggagcaactactattgtgcgcaccgTGGAAGGGGACAccagagattttcctatctcagttgaattacactaaggttcagctgtaagctcttacctttttacattagttttagatgaattaacgaaacatatacaagagagtatcccttagtgcatgatgtttgcagatgatatagatctgataaatgaaatgcaagaaggagtcaatagaaaactagagttttggagaagtattctagcgtcaaagggctttaagttaagtagaacgaagaaagAATACATGCATTACAAGTTTAATAAAAGCcgaactagtgatagggaaggagttagtttggatggagtgatactgtcccaaagtaatcactttaaatatctctcttcagtccttcaagtagatggggaatgtgaggaggatgttagtcataggattaaagccggatggttgaagtggagacatgccacggaagttttatgtgatcgtaagatttccaataagttgaaagaaaaattttaccgtacagccatatgatcggctatgttatatggtagtgagtgttgggcactgaaggagtcatatgtgtttaagataagagttgcggagatgagaatgttaaggtggatgagtggccatactagactagataaagtccgtaatgagagtattagagaaaagatatgagtggtaccaattgaggataagttgagagaatggagattgagatagtttggttatgtgaagcgtagacatacggaggctccaggtagacaagtagagcacattagggtagagaatagaaaaaaaagaagaggtagacctaaactgacttggaggagagtagtacaacatgacctaaaagtattacacatttccgatgatttaacccaaaatcgtttagagtggataaagagaatccatatagccgacctcaaattttttgaataaaaactTAGTTGAGCTGAGTTGAGCTGAGCTgagtataattaaaattatttaaaaaatatggaGATATGaaagataatattatattatatatatatataatcagttatttaattcattttcaattcCATACAAATATGGTATGGTTCCGGtccttaataaaaataaataaaaactaaatCAAAATAGTAAAATCAATTTAGTTTGATAGGGCTTCAATCAATAATATCATATGGTTTTTTATTTGAGATTTTATGAGTTATGAGTATCTtacattataaaatataattatatataattaatagatTATAAAATTTagtaatattgaaattatttttaaaattatgagatttgaaattttgaattaaatgaaCTAATGCATATATTTCTTGTAAAATGATGTATATGTATATGTGAGTGTATATATAGCAATAATTGCAGAAGATGTTAAATGagtccaaaatttttttttttctccttcttTTAGGGTGGAAAGCGAGGCAATGTGGTTACCGAATAACTTCCCAGCTTATAATTCTCTTTTCTTGCCAATGCTAGCTACTTCCTCCCTATGTGGATTCTTTCGATAAATCCaaacacattattaattaatggaCGTGAATCCCATTGTGAGAATACTATTTATTTACAGATTTTTcatatctattaaatatataagttttatatatttatattttatgtttatgAAAAATCGAATTTATGGACGAAGGAAGTACCCatatcccatatatatatatacacacacacacacaaataacACACATTTGATGAGAGATACGATCCAATTAGGGGTGGTCATGGTTCAGGAACCACCGgttacggttcctgaaccgcctgtttaggttcaatgaaatcatgaatcTGAACCAAACCGCCAGGGAACGGTTTGGAAGACAGTTCCTGAATCGCCGGTTCCAGTTTGAGCACTGGTTTAAAATGGTTTGAAGGGCGGTTCGAAAAAGAATGGTTCAAGACAGTTTGAAGGACGATTTGGAAGTGGTTTAGGGATGGTTTAAGGGTagtttagacaaaaaaaattagagaaaaattttattgattcaaaatttaagttatatttgtaaaaatatttttttgaaggACGGTTTGGAAGTGGTTTAGGGATGGTTTAAGGGtagcttagacaaaaaaaaattagagaaaaattatattgattcaaaatttaagttatatttgtaaaaatattttaatttttcttagaaatcttttaatcaaaataaaataagaaaaaaaagaaagaaaataatttatcgttaagaaaattttaataaataaatacttgaacctgattaaaaaattagagataaaattaatttttttaaaaaaaattagcaaaaagtgtatgaacttaattttgcctaaataTTTCTTTAGCatttagaggaataaaaatttttagttctattacttgccttttttttttaaattatataataattgataattaaaaagtataaaagagaaaaaattaaaataaagggtattggaaattttattgaggatttaaagtaataacaaagtaattgagataatattgaaaatttcaataagtatataaaataataaagtaggaaaattaagagagtattgaaaattaaaatgagtgtagaaaataattgtttagagaatttgaaaaa belongs to Hevea brasiliensis isolate MT/VB/25A 57/8 chromosome 4, ASM3005281v1, whole genome shotgun sequence and includes:
- the LOC110635705 gene encoding brassinosteroid-related acyltransferase 1 produces the protein MATQHENYAPNVTVAKRVSVYPKTLMHPHRILNLSNLDRQCPLLMYLVFFYKASQAYNNLSLNPVFSSLKSGLEETLSIWYPAAGRLNLNPNDGKLNLWCNNEGAFLIEAVTQVKISELGDLSHYNEFFENLIYKPFFNGNFSVMPLVVAQVTKFGCGGYSVGIGTSHSLFDGPATFEFLRAWACNSAIMKEKGSHELQKPVHERDMGNCHSQKSNTIMRAAAISHLYQLIQQTKTAADHHYHQNLAKDHGRLGDRNPNYLLKTFHLSGAMVENLKKKVLGERRNSSVSCSSFEVLTAHLWKARTKALGVTKERMVCLQFAVDTRNKMMPSLPKGFSGNAYVLASVLTRAGELEEGSHEAIIEKIKQAKNSVNSDYVNAYMEALDGPQANLPPLDELTLVSDWTRMPFHKVDFLQGDAAYASPLVAPIPQAAYFMQNPMDFGGIDVRISLTPQALDSFSHYFLMNLL